A region of Streptomyces sp. WMMC500 DNA encodes the following proteins:
- a CDS encoding DUF6247 family protein encodes MSATETVCPRTPEAILHALERKPEWLESFQQEWMAAAADFSAEALETVLDKWHPAAIACAVPGHLDEVEDMVRRVDDGDDSDLVFYDDEGLAWSAANERRPDRDRR; translated from the coding sequence ATGAGCGCTACCGAGACCGTCTGTCCGAGGACGCCCGAGGCCATACTCCACGCCCTGGAACGCAAGCCGGAGTGGCTGGAGTCCTTTCAGCAGGAGTGGATGGCCGCCGCCGCCGATTTCAGCGCGGAGGCGCTGGAGACCGTGCTGGACAAGTGGCATCCGGCCGCGATCGCCTGCGCCGTCCCCGGACACCTGGACGAGGTCGAGGACATGGTGCGCCGCGTCGACGACGGGGACGACAGCGACCTCGTCTTCTACGACGACGAAGGGCTGGCGTGGAGCGCCGCCAACGAGCGCCGGCCAGACCGGGACCGGCGCTGA
- a CDS encoding DinB family protein: MAAAASRRRDTPPPRTGGTEAETLRGFLDYLRTSIAAKVEGAPDPQVRTAGVPSGTNLLGLLHHLTHVEGAMFLGEKVTDWQATFHAPTEATVAEVVARYREAVDGANRVLDGCADLGEQVPGRGGKAPSVRWALTHMIEETGRHAGHADILREQIDGATGR; encoded by the coding sequence ATGGCCGCCGCCGCGTCCCGCCGCAGGGACACCCCGCCGCCACGTACCGGGGGCACCGAGGCCGAGACGCTGCGCGGGTTCCTCGACTACCTCAGGACGTCGATCGCCGCGAAGGTCGAGGGTGCCCCGGACCCGCAGGTGCGCACGGCGGGAGTGCCGTCGGGTACGAACCTGCTGGGCCTGCTGCACCACCTCACGCACGTGGAGGGGGCGATGTTCCTCGGGGAGAAGGTGACCGACTGGCAGGCGACGTTCCACGCCCCGACGGAGGCCACCGTGGCGGAGGTCGTCGCCCGCTACCGCGAGGCGGTCGACGGCGCGAACCGGGTCCTGGACGGGTGCGCGGACCTGGGCGAGCAGGTCCCGGGGCGGGGCGGGAAGGCGCCGAGCGTGCGGTGGGCGCTGACGCACATGATCGAGGAGACGGGCCGCCACGCGGGCCACGCGGACATCCTCCGCGAACAGATCGACGGCGCGACGGGCCGCTGA
- a CDS encoding methyltransferase domain-containing protein, producing the protein MTPAPRIALDSAGSPSVVDGRHIRAVTFQSVRLAYVRYVLGELGRAESGGAAAGGRALVVGSGRGLPARGLARLGFEVVAADPSPAATALAREADDGLGLTYLTAPAEELGLPAGSFDLVYCADTLEITERPDAVLAEAARVLRRPGGVFVYDTVNRTPVSRLIYLGAFQAFPGTRIMPRGRYAARRLRRPAELAEALDRAGLSPKDVAAFKPRDVRSLVRATRGRRRGTLTDEQLPELVDMVLDREGSPLVTYLGYALRRA; encoded by the coding sequence ATGACCCCCGCCCCGCGCATCGCACTCGACTCGGCCGGGTCGCCCTCGGTTGTCGACGGCCGCCATATCCGGGCCGTGACCTTCCAGTCCGTCCGGCTCGCATACGTGCGGTACGTACTCGGGGAGCTGGGCCGCGCCGAGTCCGGCGGCGCGGCGGCAGGCGGCCGGGCGCTCGTCGTCGGCAGCGGGCGCGGCCTGCCCGCCCGCGGGCTCGCCCGGCTCGGCTTCGAGGTCGTCGCCGCCGACCCCTCCCCCGCCGCGACGGCGCTGGCGAGGGAGGCGGACGACGGACTGGGCCTCACGTACCTGACGGCGCCCGCCGAGGAACTCGGCCTGCCCGCCGGCTCCTTCGACCTCGTGTACTGCGCCGACACCCTGGAGATCACCGAGCGGCCGGACGCGGTCCTCGCGGAGGCGGCGCGTGTACTGCGCCGTCCCGGCGGGGTCTTCGTCTACGACACGGTGAACCGCACGCCCGTGTCCCGCCTCATCTACCTGGGCGCCTTCCAGGCGTTCCCGGGCACACGCATCATGCCGCGCGGCCGCTACGCCGCACGCCGGCTGCGCCGCCCCGCCGAACTCGCCGAGGCCCTCGACCGGGCGGGGCTGTCGCCGAAGGACGTCGCGGCCTTCAAGCCGCGCGACGTGCGGAGCCTGGTGCGCGCGACGCGCGGGCGCAGGCGGGGCACGCTGACGGACGAGCAGTTGCCTGAGCTGGTGGACATGGTGCTGGACCGGGAGGGCAGCCCGCTGGTGACGTACCTGGGGTACGCGCTCCGGCGGGCGTGA
- a CDS encoding helix-turn-helix domain-containing protein, with amino-acid sequence MTRTPLSGVACSIARATDLFGDAWTALIMRDVLVGIRRFDELAEDLGLSRKVLAARLARLTEEGVLTRERYRASPPRDEYVATEKGRELYPVLLALMAWGDKWYADPAGPPARIRHNTCGHVTTPVTTCAVCREPLTPADTTQLPGPGGRAGPGTRLLGPLIAARADDDGTGPPRAAEARSHLMTGE; translated from the coding sequence GTGACCCGTACTCCCCTCTCCGGCGTCGCGTGCTCGATTGCCCGCGCGACCGACCTGTTCGGCGACGCCTGGACCGCCCTGATCATGCGCGACGTCCTCGTCGGCATCCGCCGCTTCGACGAACTGGCCGAAGACCTCGGCCTGTCCCGCAAGGTCCTCGCCGCGCGGCTGGCCCGCCTGACCGAGGAGGGCGTGCTGACCCGAGAGCGCTACCGCGCCAGCCCGCCCCGCGACGAGTACGTGGCCACGGAGAAGGGCCGGGAGCTGTACCCGGTCCTGTTGGCGCTCATGGCCTGGGGCGACAAGTGGTACGCGGACCCCGCGGGCCCGCCCGCCAGGATCCGCCACAACACCTGCGGGCACGTCACCACGCCCGTCACGACCTGCGCCGTCTGCCGCGAACCCCTCACGCCGGCCGACACGACGCAACTCCCCGGCCCCGGCGGCCGGGCCGGCCCCGGCACCCGCCTCCTGGGGCCCCTCATCGCCGCCCGCGCGGACGACGACGGCACCGGCCCGCCTCGGGCCGCGGAGGCTCGGTCACACCTCATGACAGGTGAGTAA
- a CDS encoding ATP-binding protein, with translation MAAPSTPSPPVTVRVFSQRFSSTPLGARLARHLTLVKLNAWGVPYTATACDAAVIVAELAANAVTHGRVPGRDFELRLSLLHRCVRIEVSDVRGERRPPAPGCLGVPAADDDSGRGLLLVDELADRWAVLNRVPIGKTVRAELDLDGGASAAGPRAWSVRPASTTAANR, from the coding sequence ATGGCCGCACCCTCCACGCCTTCCCCGCCCGTCACCGTACGTGTGTTCTCCCAGCGATTCAGCTCCACCCCGCTGGGCGCCCGCCTGGCCCGGCATCTGACGCTCGTCAAGCTCAACGCCTGGGGCGTCCCGTACACCGCCACCGCCTGCGACGCAGCCGTCATCGTCGCCGAACTGGCCGCGAACGCCGTGACCCACGGCCGCGTGCCCGGACGGGACTTCGAGCTGCGGCTCTCCCTCCTGCACCGGTGCGTGCGGATCGAGGTGTCCGACGTACGGGGCGAGCGCCGGCCGCCCGCGCCCGGGTGCCTGGGCGTGCCGGCGGCGGACGACGACTCCGGGCGCGGGCTGCTGCTCGTGGACGAACTGGCCGACCGGTGGGCGGTGCTGAACCGCGTGCCGATCGGCAAGACGGTCCGCGCGGAACTGGACCTGGACGGGGGCGCGTCGGCGGCAGGCCCGCGCGCCTGGTCCGTACGCCCCGCCTCGACGACCGCGGCGAACCGGTGA
- the vanX gene encoding D-Ala-D-Ala dipeptidase VanX, translating to MKDDFFYVDELVRGIRWDAKYATWDNFTGKPVDGYIANRIAGTRELCTALERARKKAESLGYGLLLWDGYRPQRAVDCFLRWAEQPEDGLTKSRHYPNITRAEMFDLGYVAARSGHSRGSTVDLTLFDLVTGGLAPMGGDHDLMDTLSHHGAPGITPAETRNRLRLRSVMESCGFSAYECEWWHYSLTDEPYPDTYFDFPVL from the coding sequence GTGAAGGACGACTTCTTCTACGTGGACGAGCTGGTCCGCGGAATACGCTGGGACGCCAAGTACGCCACCTGGGACAACTTCACCGGCAAGCCGGTGGACGGCTACATCGCCAACCGGATCGCCGGCACGAGGGAGCTGTGCACCGCCCTGGAGCGCGCGCGGAAGAAGGCCGAATCCCTCGGCTACGGCCTGCTGCTCTGGGACGGCTACCGCCCCCAGCGCGCCGTCGACTGCTTTCTGCGCTGGGCCGAACAGCCCGAGGACGGCCTGACGAAGTCGCGGCACTATCCGAACATCACCAGAGCCGAGATGTTCGACCTCGGCTACGTGGCCGCCAGGTCGGGTCACAGCCGGGGCAGCACCGTCGACCTGACGCTCTTCGATCTGGTCACCGGCGGGCTCGCTCCCATGGGCGGTGACCACGACCTGATGGACACCCTCTCGCATCACGGAGCACCGGGGATCACGCCGGCGGAGACGCGGAACCGTCTGCGCCTCCGGTCCGTCATGGAGTCGTGCGGCTTCAGCGCGTACGAGTGCGAGTGGTGGCATTACTCACTCACCGACGAGCCTTACCCGGACACCTACTTCGACTTCCCCGTCCTCTGA
- the vanA gene encoding D-alanine--(R)-lactate ligase, whose protein sequence is MDRLKLGIIFGGRSEEHPVSVKSAQQIARHLDTEKYEPVYVGITRDGAWKLCGGPAADWEDDADCRPALLSPDSSVGGLLVREQGRYETIPLDVVLPVLHGRLGEDGAMQGLLELSGIPYVGCDVQSSAVCMDKSLAYTVARGAGIATPTFWTVSADEKIDPGRLTYPVFVKPARSGSSFGVTKVTREEELQSAVETARQYDAKVLVEEAVTGSEVGCAILGNEVDLTAGEVDRIDLSHGFFRIHQEDEPEKGSDNSTAIVPADIPAESRLLVRETAMTVYRTLGCRGLARVDLFLKEDGTVVLNEVNTFPGMTSYSRYPRMMAAAGVTLGDVIDRTVSLALTGKSR, encoded by the coding sequence ATGGATAGGCTGAAGCTCGGGATCATCTTCGGGGGCCGTTCCGAGGAACACCCCGTATCCGTCAAGTCCGCGCAGCAGATCGCCCGGCACCTCGACACCGAGAAGTACGAACCGGTCTATGTCGGCATCACGCGGGACGGAGCCTGGAAGCTGTGCGGCGGCCCCGCCGCGGACTGGGAGGACGACGCGGACTGCCGCCCGGCTCTGCTGTCGCCCGACAGCAGCGTCGGGGGGCTGCTCGTCCGGGAGCAGGGGCGCTACGAGACGATCCCGCTGGACGTCGTGCTGCCCGTGCTGCACGGCCGGCTGGGTGAGGACGGTGCGATGCAGGGGCTGCTGGAGCTCTCCGGCATCCCCTATGTGGGCTGCGATGTGCAGAGTTCCGCCGTGTGCATGGACAAGTCCCTCGCCTACACCGTCGCCCGCGGCGCGGGAATCGCCACACCGACCTTCTGGACCGTCAGCGCGGACGAGAAGATCGATCCCGGCCGGCTCACCTATCCGGTCTTCGTGAAGCCCGCCCGTTCCGGGTCGTCTTTCGGCGTCACCAAGGTGACCCGCGAGGAGGAACTGCAGAGCGCGGTGGAAACGGCACGGCAGTACGACGCGAAGGTGCTGGTCGAAGAGGCCGTCACCGGCAGCGAGGTCGGGTGCGCGATCCTGGGGAACGAAGTGGATCTGACGGCGGGCGAGGTGGACCGTATCGACCTCTCGCACGGGTTCTTCCGGATTCACCAGGAGGACGAGCCGGAGAAGGGTTCCGACAACTCGACCGCCATCGTGCCCGCCGACATCCCGGCGGAGTCGCGCCTGCTCGTCCGGGAGACGGCCATGACCGTCTACCGCACCCTGGGGTGCCGGGGTCTTGCGCGGGTGGACCTGTTCCTCAAGGAGGACGGCACGGTGGTGCTCAACGAGGTCAACACGTTCCCGGGCATGACGTCGTACAGCCGTTATCCGAGGATGATGGCCGCCGCCGGGGTGACGCTCGGCGACGTGATCGACCGGACGGTGTCGCTCGCGCTGACGGGGAAGAGCCGGTGA
- a CDS encoding D-isomer specific 2-hydroxyacid dehydrogenase family protein gives MTHSEPPRITMYGCGPDEAVLFRELAPRFGVTPVITDAPVSEANSNLAAGSRCISVGHKTRVTNAALRALGRAGVAYVSTRSIGYNHIDVEYADTIGITVENVSYSPDSVADYTLMMMLMAVRDAKSVIRRADMHDYRLGEARGKELRDLTVGVVGTGRIGAAVIDRLRGFGCRVLAHDPRPGTAADYVPLDELLRRSDIVTLHTPLTEDTHHLLNQQRIEQIRQGAFVVNTGRGALIDTEALVTALADGRLGGAALDVLEGEEGIFYADCRHKRMENKQLLRLQELPNVFISPHTAYYTDHALRDTLHNSIANCLKFESGNRYG, from the coding sequence ATGACCCACAGCGAACCGCCCCGCATCACCATGTATGGGTGCGGCCCGGACGAGGCCGTCTTGTTCCGGGAACTGGCACCTCGATTCGGCGTCACGCCGGTCATCACCGACGCACCGGTATCCGAAGCCAACAGTAATCTCGCAGCCGGCAGCCGGTGCATCAGCGTCGGGCACAAGACCCGCGTCACGAACGCCGCTCTCCGTGCGCTCGGCCGGGCCGGCGTGGCGTATGTCTCCACGCGCAGCATCGGGTACAACCACATCGACGTGGAATATGCCGACACCATCGGCATCACGGTGGAGAACGTCTCCTACTCGCCGGACAGCGTGGCCGACTACACGCTGATGATGATGCTGATGGCGGTGCGCGACGCGAAATCCGTCATCCGTCGCGCGGACATGCACGACTACCGACTCGGTGAAGCGCGCGGGAAAGAGCTGCGGGACCTGACCGTCGGGGTCGTCGGAACTGGCCGTATCGGCGCCGCGGTCATCGACAGACTGCGGGGATTCGGCTGTCGCGTCCTTGCCCATGACCCCCGCCCCGGGACCGCCGCGGACTACGTTCCGCTCGATGAACTGCTGCGGCGCAGCGACATCGTCACGCTGCACACCCCGCTCACCGAGGACACGCACCATCTGCTGAATCAGCAGCGCATCGAGCAGATAAGGCAGGGCGCGTTCGTCGTCAACACGGGACGCGGTGCGCTCATCGACACCGAGGCCCTGGTCACCGCATTGGCCGACGGCAGGCTGGGCGGCGCGGCGCTCGACGTCCTCGAAGGCGAGGAAGGCATCTTCTACGCCGACTGCCGGCACAAGCGTATGGAGAACAAGCAGCTCCTGCGGCTGCAGGAGTTGCCCAACGTTTTCATCAGTCCGCACACCGCCTACTACACGGACCACGCGCTACGCGACACGCTCCACAACTCGATCGCCAACTGCCTGAAATTCGAAAGCGGGAACCGGTATGGATAG
- a CDS encoding dihydrofolate reductase family protein yields the protein MSDLNMGTGKVVVNRAMSLDGFIAGPGHAMDWIFEYLTADAFPEVMAATGAMLVGRGTYEVGKRMAAGQDTTYDGGAQFVLTHEPPEEPDPTVTFLTCDIEEAVATARSAAGGRNLEILGADVAAQCLQRGLVDEILVYVLPVLLGDGVRFSSPGLDRIDLEPFSNIQSGAVTMLRFRVRK from the coding sequence ATGAGTGATCTGAACATGGGCACCGGCAAAGTGGTCGTGAACAGGGCGATGTCGCTGGACGGGTTCATCGCCGGTCCCGGCCACGCCATGGACTGGATCTTCGAGTACCTGACCGCCGATGCGTTCCCGGAGGTGATGGCGGCCACGGGCGCCATGCTCGTCGGCAGGGGCACGTACGAGGTCGGCAAGCGTATGGCCGCCGGCCAGGACACCACCTACGACGGGGGAGCACAGTTCGTCCTCACTCACGAACCCCCCGAGGAGCCGGACCCCACCGTCACGTTCCTCACCTGCGACATCGAGGAAGCCGTCGCCACGGCACGCAGCGCCGCGGGCGGCAGGAACCTGGAGATCCTCGGTGCCGACGTGGCCGCCCAGTGCCTGCAGCGCGGACTCGTCGACGAGATCCTGGTGTACGTCCTGCCGGTGCTCCTCGGCGACGGTGTCCGCTTCTCGTCCCCGGGGCTCGACAGGATCGACCTGGAACCCTTCAGCAACATCCAGTCGGGCGCCGTCACGATGCTCCGCTTCCGCGTGCGGAAGTAG
- a CDS encoding peptidoglycan bridge formation glycyltransferase FemA/FemB family protein translates to MASSEPPRTAGTRLAVQPISAAEHLAFVRAQPSVSFLQTPAWARVKTEWRSESLGWFDGGRMVGAGLVLHRPVPRFDRFTLAYLAEGPVIDWSGEIAAWLDPLAAYLRAHGAFAIRLGPPVRTHTWSADQVKEGLADPGVRRLTELAGGWTDPVGARVTGQLRDVGWVPQHAVDGFGSGHPQFKFAVPLAGRTAEDVLRGMNQLWRRNIKKAEKAGVEVTVGEDLKAFHDLYVHTAERDHFTPRPLPYFETMFAALRAEDPERITLYLARHQGDLVAATLLVRVGTHAVYAYGASASEKREVRGSNACQWAMIRDSLAAGCDVYDLRGITATLDPDDAHAGLIRFKAGTGGQAVRYVGEWDLPLRPVVYRAFDLYMRRRGR, encoded by the coding sequence ATGGCCTCCAGCGAACCACCGCGGACAGCCGGCACGCGCCTGGCCGTCCAACCGATCAGCGCCGCCGAGCACTTGGCGTTCGTACGGGCGCAGCCGTCGGTCAGCTTTCTGCAGACTCCGGCGTGGGCCAGGGTCAAGACCGAGTGGCGCAGCGAGTCCCTGGGCTGGTTCGACGGCGGGCGCATGGTCGGTGCGGGGCTTGTTCTGCACCGGCCGGTGCCGCGGTTCGACCGTTTCACGCTCGCCTACCTGGCCGAGGGGCCGGTCATCGACTGGAGCGGCGAGATCGCCGCGTGGCTCGATCCGCTGGCGGCTTATCTCCGGGCGCACGGCGCGTTCGCGATCCGGCTCGGGCCGCCGGTGCGTACGCACACCTGGAGCGCCGACCAGGTCAAGGAGGGCCTCGCGGATCCGGGTGTCAGGCGGCTGACCGAGCTGGCCGGCGGGTGGACCGACCCGGTGGGTGCCCGGGTCACCGGGCAGCTCAGGGATGTCGGGTGGGTGCCGCAGCACGCGGTGGACGGCTTCGGGTCCGGGCATCCGCAGTTCAAGTTCGCGGTGCCGCTGGCCGGGAGGACCGCGGAAGACGTCCTGCGAGGCATGAACCAGCTCTGGCGCCGCAACATCAAGAAGGCGGAGAAGGCGGGGGTCGAGGTCACCGTGGGCGAGGACCTGAAGGCTTTTCACGACCTCTACGTCCACACCGCCGAGCGCGACCACTTCACTCCTCGGCCCCTGCCCTACTTCGAGACCATGTTCGCTGCTCTGCGCGCCGAGGACCCCGAGCGGATCACGCTCTATCTGGCCCGCCACCAGGGCGACCTGGTCGCCGCCACCCTCCTGGTCCGCGTCGGCACCCACGCGGTGTACGCCTACGGTGCCTCCGCGAGCGAGAAGCGCGAGGTGCGCGGCTCCAACGCCTGTCAGTGGGCGATGATCCGCGACTCCCTCGCGGCCGGCTGCGACGTCTACGACCTGCGCGGCATCACCGCCACCCTGGACCCCGACGACGCGCACGCCGGACTGATCCGGTTCAAGGCCGGCACCGGGGGTCAGGCGGTGCGGTACGTCGGGGAGTGGGATCTGCCGCTGCGGCCGGTGGTCTACCGGGCTTTCGACCTCTACATGAGGCGCCGCGGGCGCTGA
- a CDS encoding winged helix-turn-helix domain-containing protein, producing MLHIEFTSADLNRLRLAGDVSPMWEVVLSLQALQTDHAALALDPWRRRVRADLRAAGLGGTLESLQRLCPEAAYFPDFLTPASAGGRTLDAELDQVLTTPKGRLRKEIGRLCGYGRPPRGARRLADGDAAAMRRLGDAVRRYYAVAVAPYREAIRSAAAADRPVRADAALGEGAEGLLASFAPEVAWRGDRLECAYPVDRGFALEGRPLTLIPSFFCTRRPVALADPDLPPVLVHPLTPAPGWLPDSDPGRGPDSLVRLIGLTRARVLELLDRPMSTGRIADALYVAPASASRHAAVLREAGLVRSERRGPCVMHRRTDLGEALLNGG from the coding sequence ATGCTTCACATCGAGTTCACTTCTGCCGATCTGAACCGCCTGCGGCTGGCGGGCGACGTCAGTCCCATGTGGGAAGTCGTCCTCAGCCTCCAGGCGCTGCAGACCGACCACGCCGCCCTCGCTCTCGACCCCTGGCGCCGCCGAGTACGGGCCGACCTGCGCGCCGCCGGGCTCGGCGGCACCCTGGAGTCGTTACAACGGCTTTGCCCGGAGGCCGCGTACTTTCCGGACTTTCTCACCCCCGCCAGTGCCGGGGGTCGGACGCTCGACGCCGAGTTGGACCAGGTGTTGACGACCCCCAAGGGCCGGCTGCGCAAGGAGATCGGGCGGCTGTGCGGCTACGGCCGCCCGCCCCGCGGCGCGCGGCGGTTGGCCGACGGGGACGCCGCCGCGATGCGGCGGCTCGGGGATGCCGTGCGGCGGTACTACGCGGTGGCCGTCGCGCCGTACCGGGAGGCGATCCGGTCCGCTGCCGCCGCCGACCGACCCGTACGGGCTGACGCAGCGCTGGGGGAGGGGGCGGAGGGGCTGTTGGCCAGTTTCGCGCCGGAGGTGGCCTGGCGCGGGGACCGGCTGGAGTGCGCGTACCCGGTGGACCGGGGGTTCGCGCTCGAGGGGCGGCCGTTGACGCTGATCCCCTCGTTCTTCTGCACCCGCAGGCCCGTCGCTCTCGCCGACCCCGACCTGCCGCCCGTGCTCGTCCACCCGCTCACCCCCGCCCCCGGCTGGCTCCCGGACTCCGACCCCGGTCGGGGCCCCGACTCCCTCGTACGCCTCATCGGCCTCACCCGCGCCCGCGTGCTGGAACTCCTCGACCGGCCCATGTCGACCGGGCGGATCGCCGACGCCCTGTACGTCGCGCCCGCCAGCGCCAGCCGGCACGCCGCCGTCCTGCGCGAGGCCGGGCTCGTGCGCTCCGAGCGGCGCGGGCCGTGCGTGATGCACCGGCGTACGGACCTGGGGGAGGCCCTGCTCAACGGCGGGTGA
- a CDS encoding NUDIX domain-containing protein, protein MIRPRIRVAAYVIRNRAVPEVLVFDHTGMPEAGTQVPAGEVKSGEDLEEAVLREVAEETGLLTATVVRQIAVESKPHPNTGQPRRTTFFYLQASADTRDAWNHHVKGDGDDAGLIFTCRFLPLPLEQPLADDQDAWLGHIDPRWTTASGDSQ, encoded by the coding sequence ATGATCCGACCCAGAATCCGTGTCGCCGCATACGTGATCCGGAACCGCGCCGTCCCCGAAGTTCTGGTCTTCGACCACACCGGCATGCCCGAGGCCGGTACCCAAGTCCCGGCGGGGGAAGTCAAATCAGGGGAGGATCTGGAGGAAGCGGTCCTTCGAGAGGTCGCCGAGGAGACCGGCCTGCTGACAGCCACGGTCGTCCGACAGATCGCCGTGGAGAGCAAGCCCCATCCCAACACCGGTCAGCCACGACGAACCACCTTCTTCTATCTGCAGGCATCAGCAGATACCCGAGATGCGTGGAACCACCACGTCAAGGGCGACGGAGATGACGCTGGCCTTATCTTCACCTGCCGGTTCCTCCCCCTCCCTCTGGAGCAACCACTGGCAGACGACCAAGACGCATGGCTGGGCCACATTGACCCGCGCTGGACCACCGCCAGTGGCGACAGCCAGTAA
- a CDS encoding family 43 glycosylhydrolase has product MTYRRLFARLVPAVAALLLTTTVAAAETPARTGPAENPIVTDIYTADPATLVVDGTAYVFTGRDEAAPGQQAFVMREWHAFSSRSPSNDPAAWQHHGAVLSLDTFAWAGANAWASEVVQGPDGRFYWFVSVDGRTDGGWMNIGVAVADHPLGPYRDALGGPLISDATPGSSALNIDPTVFLDDGEVYLYWGSYWEPRAVRLQDSMTALDGAVFEPAGLTGFWEAPWLFERGGVYYLAYASNSGADCVTDSAYACIRYATAGSPAGPWTHRGVVLGQVSSTTNHPAIMEFGDRWHMVYHTAGAPGGGNFRRSVAIDDLFFNPDGTMRKVVQTP; this is encoded by the coding sequence ATGACGTACCGGAGACTGTTCGCCCGACTGGTCCCGGCAGTGGCGGCCCTGCTCCTCACCACCACCGTGGCCGCGGCCGAGACCCCGGCCCGTACCGGCCCGGCGGAGAACCCGATCGTCACCGACATCTACACCGCCGACCCCGCGACGCTCGTCGTCGACGGCACCGCGTACGTCTTCACCGGGCGCGACGAAGCGGCGCCCGGCCAGCAGGCGTTCGTGATGCGCGAATGGCACGCCTTCTCCTCGCGGTCCCCCTCGAACGACCCGGCCGCCTGGCAGCACCACGGCGCGGTCCTCTCGCTCGACACCTTCGCCTGGGCCGGCGCCAACGCCTGGGCCTCCGAGGTGGTGCAGGGGCCCGACGGCCGGTTCTACTGGTTCGTCTCGGTCGACGGCCGCACCGACGGCGGGTGGATGAACATCGGGGTGGCGGTCGCCGACCACCCGCTCGGCCCGTACCGGGACGCCCTCGGCGGCCCGCTGATCTCGGACGCCACCCCCGGCTCGTCCGCGCTGAACATCGACCCGACGGTGTTCCTCGACGACGGCGAGGTCTACCTGTACTGGGGCTCGTACTGGGAGCCAAGGGCGGTGCGCCTGCAGGACTCCATGACCGCACTCGACGGCGCGGTCTTCGAGCCGGCGGGCCTGACGGGATTCTGGGAGGCACCCTGGCTCTTCGAGCGGGGCGGCGTCTATTACCTGGCCTACGCCTCCAACTCCGGCGCCGACTGCGTCACCGACTCGGCCTACGCCTGCATCAGGTACGCGACCGCCGGCAGCCCCGCCGGTCCCTGGACGCACCGGGGAGTCGTGCTGGGCCAGGTGAGTTCGACCACGAACCATCCAGCGATCATGGAGTTCGGCGACCGGTGGCACATGGTCTACCACACGGCCGGCGCTCCCGGCGGCGGCAACTTCCGCCGCTCCGTGGCCATCGACGATCTGTTCTTCAACCCCGACGGCACCATGCGGAAGGTCGTCCAGACCCCCTGA